The following proteins are encoded in a genomic region of Rissa tridactyla isolate bRisTri1 chromosome 5, bRisTri1.patW.cur.20221130, whole genome shotgun sequence:
- the USP53 gene encoding inactive ubiquitin carboxyl-terminal hydrolase 53, giving the protein MAWVKFLRKPGGNLGKVYQPGSILSLAPTKGLLNEPGQNSCFLNSAVQVLWQLDIFRRSLRGLTGHVCQGDACIFCALKAIFSQFQHSREKALPSDNMRHALAESFKDEQRFQLGFMDDAAECFENILERIHFHLVPNSETDMCTSKSCISHQKFAMTLYEQCVCRSCGASSDPLPFTEFVRYISTTALCNEVERMMERHERLKPEMFAELLQAANTADDYRKCPSNCGQKIKIRRVLMNCPEIVTIGLVWDSEHSDLTEEVMRNLATQLYLPGLFYRVTDENAKNSELFLVGMICYTSRHYCAFAFHTKSCKWVLFDDANVKEIGTKWKDVVSRCIRCHFQPLLLFYANPDGTAVSPEDAPKHIIHWSQCKAAGGNGEDLGFEKHSAPKSDHMKENGIGDPTNQRSNKKLQPDNSTFSRSHIQASGGRGPAKLGYSDQKDRLKDISRECAQKAADMKNFSSLRKDADKGPRKESGRQRDLVGEDRSNVKSGSPPVGNGLRHCADQRIYSSQGKGSYKHDNAPHQAKLSVQVLGSNKPEAFPAGEKPMVRTRTDGVTGYDTDTSQDSRDKGSISSSRSRSKGWKPMRETLNVDSIFSETEKKQHSPKHRANPNSKPKHEKERSFNHWPKENQIPKGLMTIYEDETKQDTGSRSSLDSEGKGNAEKTKGFTERKILGDNWQIQRTESGYESSDHISNGSANPDSPVIEGINPADVKNVKESASCSELNLSTKKADNALPSVSQQNRNFYDLRKDQMNSEVNYKPHVNFPTELHLRVPSPPVKRAEMPETNRKFFPSSALQPIIKDIVKSESKNKVNEQNSSEWLNPDKFEKMNVSVYCADGVTHPYTESICGRKLLSNDFHSSSQLQPHHARTFGHKVGLSPSVPQNLSERPVVLPPPGEHAGHPLRRADPIWAPEAVYQNLPPPLPPKKYAQNTLSGSENNSAADVKPTEVLQNNLLRQTGTPLKSASEAGVFTNEQRLKEPFQGNELFVHKPDSPPRLSVNDIWTVSENFLKKGSRHTGPSAGYVDGNDSVSLTTYFSVDSCMTDTYRMKYHQRPKLCFTDSGSFHKEKHSPSAGIELNATYHATIEPRHPTSEQRYKTNVEGIHCSR; this is encoded by the exons ATGGCATGGGTGAAATTCTTACGAAAACCTGGGGGTAACCTTGGAAAAGTTTATCAGCCTGGAAGTATACTGTCCCTGGCCCCTACAAAAGGCTTATTAAATGAACCAGGACAAAACAGCTGCTTTCTTAACAGTGCTGTTCAG gtattATGGCAACTTGACATATTTCGACGAAGTTTAAGAGGTTTAACTGGACATGTCTGTCAGGGAGATGCATGCATATTTTGTGCTTTAAAg GCAATATTTTCACAATTTCAACACAGTCGAGAAAAAGCACTCCCGTCAGATAACATGAGACATGCCCTGGCAGAAAGTTTTAAGGATGAGCAGCGTTTCCAGCTTGGATTCATGGATGATGCAGCAGAATGCTTC gAAAATATCCTTGAGAGGATTCATTTTCACCTAGTGCCAAACAGTGAAACAGATATGTGCACTTCAAAATCCTGTATTTCTCATCAGAAGTTTGCTATGACACTGTATGAACAG tgtgtATGTCGCAGTTGTGGGGCATCATCAGACCCATTGCCTTTTACAGAATTTGTGCGTTACATCTCCACCACAGCCCTGTG taATGAAGTAGAAAGAATGATGGAGAGGCATGAACGTCTCAAGCCAGAAATGTTTGCAGAATTGCTGCAGGCGGCAAATACTGCTGATGACTACAGAAAGTGTCCT aGTAACTGtggtcaaaaaataaaaattcgtCGTGTTCTCATGAATTGTCCCGAGATTGTGACGATCGGTTTAGTCTGGGATTCAGAACATTCTGACCTGACAGAAGAGGTTATGCGGAATCTGGCAACACAACTTTATCTTCCTGGG CTGTTCTATAGGGTTACAGATGAAAATGCCAAAAATAGTGAACTTTTTCTTGTGGGAATGATTTGCTACACAAGCCGACATTACTGTGCCTTTGCCTTTCACACCAAGAGTTGCAAATGGGTGCTGTTTGATGATGCTAATGTAAAAGAG attggCACGAAATGGAAAGATGTGGTCTCCAGATGCATTCGATGTCACTTTCAGCCATTGTTGCTATTTTACGCTAACCCAGATGGCACAGCTGTATCTCCAGAAGATGCTCCCAAGCACATTATTCACTGGTCTCAatgcaaagcagcaggaggaaacgGGGAAGACTTGG GATTTGAGAAGCATTCTGCTCCTAAATCGGACCATATGAAAGAGAATGGAATTGGAGACCCCACTAATCAAAGGAGTAATAAAAAACTTCAGCCGGATAATTCAACATTCAGCAGAAGCCATATTCAAGCTAGTGGTGGTAGAGGTCCAG CTAAGCTGGGTTACAGCGATCAAAAGGACAGGCTAAAGGACATATCCAGAGAGTGTGCTCAGAAAGCCGCTGATATGAAAAACTTCTCATCTTTACGAAAAGATGCAGACAAAGGACCAAGAAAAGAGTCTGGGAGACAAAGAG ATTTGGTTGGGGAAGATCGTTCCAATGTGAAGTCGGGGTCTCCTCCAGTTGGAAATGGACTTAGACACTGTGCTGATCAGCGCATATACAGCAGCCAGGGAAAAGGCTCCTATAAGCACGACAATGCACCTCACCAAGCAAAGCTTTCTGTCCAGGTGCTTGGATCAAATAAACCAGAAGCTTTTCCTGCTGGAGAGAAACCAATGGTCAGGACCCGGACTGATGGTGTCACTGGCTATGACACAGACACCAGTCAAGACTCTAGGGACAAAGGCAgtatcagcagcagcagaagcagaagtaAAGGTTGGAAACCTATGAGAGAGACGCTAAATGTAGACAGCATTTTCAGTGAGACAGAGAAAAAACAGCATAGCCCAAAGCACAGGGCAAATCCGAACAGTAAACCTAAGCATGAAAAGGAGCGAAGCTTTAACCATTGGCCAAAAGAGAATCAAATCCCAAAAGGTTTAATGACTATATATGAAGATGAAACAAAACAGGATACCGGAAGTCGAAGTTCACTGGATTCGGAGGGAAAAGGGAATGCCGAAAAAACCAAAGgatttacagagagaaaaattctTGGTGATAACTGGCAAATTCAGAGGACAGAATCTGGATATGAAAGCAGTGATCATATCAGCAATGGATCTGCAAATCCAGACTCGCCTGTTATTGAAGGAATCAATCCAGCAGATGTCAAAAATGTTAAAGAAAGCGCTTCCTGCAG CGAACTGAACTTGTCAACCAAAAAAGCTGACAATGCGTTACCTTCAGTATCCCAGCAGAACAGAAACTTTTATG ACTTGAGGAAAGACCAGATGAATTCAGAAGTTAACTACAAACCTCATGTTAATTTCCCGACAGAATTACATTTGCGCGTGCCGAGTCCTCCAGTAAAGAG AGCTGAAATGCCTGAGACCAATAGGAAATTTTTCCCATCGTCGGCTCTGCAGCCAATTATTAAAGACATTGTTAAGTCAGAAAGTAAGAACAAGGTAAACGAACAGAATTCTTCAGAGTGGCTTAACCCAGACAAGTTTGAGAAGATGAACGTGTCGGTATATTGTGCTGATGGCGTCACCCACCCCTATACAGAAAGCATCTGTGGAAGGAAGCTCCTCAGCAATGACTTTCACTCCtcttcccagctgcagcctcaTCACGCGAGAACATTTGGTCACAAAGTGGGGTTGTCGCCTTCTGTGCCGCAGAACCTGTCGGAAAGGCCCGTGGTGCTTCCCCCTCCCGGTGAGCATGCTGGGCACCCGCTCCGAAGGGCAGATCCAATCTGGGCACCCGAAGCGGTTTACCAGAATCTTCCTCCCCCTTTACCCCCAAAGAAATATGCTCAGAACACTTTGTCGGGATCCGAAAATAACTCGGCAGCTGATGTAAAGCCAACAGAAGTGTTGCaaaataatctgttaaggcaaacagGTACACCTTTAAAATCTGCATCAGAAGCAGGCGTATTTACAAACGAACAAAGGCTTAAAGAGCCATTTCAAGGGAATGAACTGTTTGTTCATAAACCGGATTCTCCACCTCGCTTATCAGTTAATGACATTTGGACTGTGTCtgaaaactttttaaagaaaggatCTCGTCATACGGGACCAAGTGCTGGCTATGTGGATGGAAATGATAGCGTATCCCTAACGACTTATTTTTCAGTGGATAGTTGTATGACTGACACATACAGGATGAAATATCATCAGAGACCCAAGCTGTGTTTTACAGATAGCGGAAGCTTTCACAAAGAAAAGCATTCTCCATCAGCTGGAATAGAACTGAATGCTACATACCATGCTACTATTGAGCCCAGGCATCCCACATCCGAGCAAAGGTACAAGACAAATGTGGAAGGCATACACTGCAGCAGatag